TTCTGGTCAGTCATGTTTATCTCCTCCATTCAGTGCTACTCAGTGCAACTTAATTTATTTTGTTGTGCACTGTTTTAGCTTGCGGCACTTCATTTGACCAGTTACCACTAAAAACAGCTTCCTCGTTCAGAAAACAAACGGGTGTAAACAAATGAGTACAAATGCTTCATAAACAAACAATTCGCAAAATAAACGCAAACTTTACTTTACAAAGCCCATTCAAATGTAAAGTATGGGTTACATCATTTTGTTCGACGCTGTTTCCCGATTCCATACTCGCGTAACTTATTCGCGATCGCGGTATGACTCAAACCCAATTTCCCTGCAAGCTGCCTTGTACTCGGATAACTCGGATATAGCCGCTTTAACAGTGAACTTTCGAATCGCTTCACTGCACTTTCAAGCGTTTCTTCGTCTAAATCAATCGCCAATGAATCCACAGTGTTCGATAATTCAGGTAAACGAATATGCTCTGGCTCGAGTGTATCGCCCTCAAGCATTGAAATAGCACGATATAAGGTATTTTCGAGCTGACGAATGTTGCCAGGCCAATGGTACTGATTTAGATAATCTGCGCAGCGTTTTGAAATTTTGGCTAACGGCCGCTGTAGCTGCTGACAAAAACGATGCACAAAATGTTCTGACAACAACAGAACGTCCCCTTTTCGCTCACGCAAAGGAAGTAAATAGAGGCTCAAAACATTCAGACGATAGTAAAGATCTTCCCGGAACGAGCCTTGCTCTACGCGCTCAAGTAATTCACCGCGTGCCAAACAAATAAGCCTGACATCAACTGAAATCATTTGCTCTTCGCCAATACGACGAAACTCACCGTTCTCAAGGAAGCGCAGAAGTTTCGCTTGCAGCTCTGCCGACATGTCTCCGACTGAATCAAGTAATACGGTGCCACCATTGGCTTGTTCGAAAATTCCTTTCTTGCCTTGTGGATGATGAGAGAAGCTGCCCGCGCCGTAGCCGAAGAGTTCTCCTTCCGCTACGTTGTCTGGGAGCGCGCCGCAATTCACGGCTAAAAATGGCTTGTCCGCTCTACAACTTGCTTCATGACATGCTCGCGCAATTAACTCTTTGCCCACCCCTGTTTCGCCCTCAATCAGTAAGGGAGCGTCTAACTGCGCCATACGACTTGCGTCACGAACGACCCGTTTTACACCATTGTGCTGCGACAACACCCGTGCAAACGGGGACTCTTCACTCTTTTGATTGCGATGCGCGGGGAGCGGTTCTGACTGTCCATGAATGACCGCTCCTGCAAATGCGAGCTCGTTGTCAGCATCATTTACCCACACGGGCAGTAGCTGTGATAAAAACCACTGACCACCGATCTGTAATGGCTCATGAATTGGGTCTTTAGGTTGTTTTTCTAGCCACCGTGCCGGCAAGCCCTGCACTAAATCACGGACATCAAGGCCTTTCAA
This genomic interval from Idiomarinaceae bacterium HL-53 contains the following:
- a CDS encoding transcriptional regulator of aroF, aroG, tyrA and aromatic amino acid transport codes for the protein MAVRERKAVFQFVRLYNFIYRQFKGSAIMRLEITCTDRLGICQEVLTILREYEIDLRGIEVDPVGKIFLSFPSLEFSQFQLLMPKIRRIPNVVDVKTVSYLPFEREHFEFNLLLSTLPNPVISMDDKGRIDITNSAAESLLKKEKDELKGLDVRDLVQGLPARWLEKQPKDPIHEPLQIGGQWFLSQLLPVWVNDADNELAFAGAVIHGQSEPLPAHRNQKSEESPFARVLSQHNGVKRVVRDASRMAQLDAPLLIEGETGVGKELIARACHEASCRADKPFLAVNCGALPDNVAEGELFGYGAGSFSHHPQGKKGIFEQANGGTVLLDSVGDMSAELQAKLLRFLENGEFRRIGEEQMISVDVRLICLARGELLERVEQGSFREDLYYRLNVLSLYLLPLRERKGDVLLLSEHFVHRFCQQLQRPLAKISKRCADYLNQYHWPGNIRQLENTLYRAISMLEGDTLEPEHIRLPELSNTVDSLAIDLDEETLESAVKRFESSLLKRLYPSYPSTRQLAGKLGLSHTAIANKLREYGIGKQRRTK